Genomic segment of Drosophila gunungcola strain Sukarami chromosome 2L unlocalized genomic scaffold, Dgunungcola_SK_2 000052F, whole genome shotgun sequence:
CCGGCATGTGCGGGTGCCTGGCAAAGTAGCTACTCTTCTTGTCCAGCGTCACAAACTTCGTTTTGTAGATACTTCCGTAGGCGAATCCTCGCTCGTAGGCTGACTTGTTGATGATCATGGCGTCTTCCATGTCATAGCCGGTGTAGGAAATGACAGCCACTATGGCATTGCTGCCCATGGCAAAGTCATCCATCTGAATATTATCGTAGTGAACAGGCCGGAAAAGGGGCGTTGCTGGCGTCTGCAGGCGGTACAACTTATTGGCCGCTTGTTTGGGCCAATTTAAGCAGGGGGTTCCCATCGTTTGTTTTCCCATCTGACACTGGTACATATTACGAGGCGATTGATTGTAGTCCGGCATGGGAATCAAATTAGCCAGGTTGCTCATGAAGTGCGTCTTGGCCAACTCCAGATGGGTGGTAAAATCAGGATACATCTCTTTCTGATCGATGGCAATCTCCATGTACAGCTGTTCCAGTGTGCCAATATACTCCACCCTCTTCCACTTCAGGTTCCAAACGGGCCTCATCATCCTGGCAGGTCCTGTTGCAAGATAAAGTCCCGGGAACTGACCATTTTTCTTGAACGGTATAAAACCAATTTCCATCATTTGGGGAAGGGTGCCAAATATTTTTCCGTGGCGCAAATCTTCGACTATTTTGGAGGCATCTGATTGATGAATGTGACCCAGGTGTTTGCCATCCAGGAAGACCACGTAAAGTTTGGCCTCCGCCTCACTTTGGTTAGACAAAGGCAGCATTCCCATCTCTATCAGCTGTGATGGTATGAcctagaaaaaaatgtattttaataacaCATCTGAATTAGTACAATTCTATGTACTTACATCCACCAACTTTGGATCCGGACGCTTGGAAATTTCGCAGGTCAGTGTCAAATGGTTCAGCAGACCGCAAGGCGTACCATCAGGAGTGTGGACGGGACAAATGAAGCCCCAGGCATCCGGGAGCAGCTGTCGCGCTTCCGTGGTCCTCATTGTTGTAAAGTAGGAGCCACGGTGAATGGCTCGGAAATGGGACATGTAACGCATCCTATTAATGTTCTCCGCCATGATGACCAATCCGCTGTTTTGCATCAGTCCAAGTCCAGTTCGACTGGCAATATTTCCCGTGGCCAGGAAGGACTCCATGGAGCGACCAACACCACCTGCTTGTCGCATGCACTGGGTCATCAAGGCACTGGTCAGCAGGCCATCCGGGGTGGTCAGCTTCTTTTGGAGACAACGGCGCACCTGTAGAGCCCAGGATTCAACGCGTTCACCTAGGTATTTCTGGTAAAGATGTCCTGGCAGCAGCACCTCCTGCATCATCGCCGAGTCGACGTTTTCCACTCGGTGTTTCCCCTGGGCGCATTGGAAGAGCTTTTGCACCATGAACACAATCAACTGAAATTTGTCCTCATAGGTATTCAGGTGAATCATTACTCTTTCCTTAAGAATAAAATCTGTGACATCCTCATCAGGTTGCCATTCCGGAACTTCTGGGAAGCGGGAACGGAAAAGATGGCCAATAAAGCTCCTGCACTGAGAATGTGTATAGACATTCTCGTTCTGCACTTCTCTCAGCATGCTCTGCACGCAGGACACGTAGTACTGATCGGATTCATAGCCCTGTACTAATCTGTTGTATATTTCCTCATCCGTATAGTCCATTAGGCACTTTAGGATTAGGCAAACGGGCACATAGGATAGTCTCTTGACGTGGGAGAACATAAATTTTGCGGTTCCATTGTTCAAATAGTGCAATACATTACTTAAAGACGATTCATCCTCGCGGACTGTTTGCACCAGCACGCCTAGGTCGCTGAAGTTCTGGCCACGATCCTTCCAGGAAGAGCGTTTAACGCAGATGGGATGGTTCCGCCTGGTCATGATCAGCATTCGCACGATCTTCTCATTTCCCCGGATCACGAAGATTCCGCCCCACTCGCTGTCGTGTTCGCCATGCTTAACCATGTCTTTCGGGGAAGCCTGTCCCAGGTTACAGGCCTTGGAACGCAGCATTATTGGCAATTCGCCCAGATCCATGTTTATGGGGGACTTTTCTACTCCATTGACACTCCAGCCTAATCTTACAGAGCACATGCCCGAGTAGGAGACATGGAGTTGCCTTGAATCCGTGGGATAAATCTCTCGGGTGCGCACATCAATCACATCCTGCGGCACCTGTGGCTTCGCTATCCAAATGGATTCCACTTTCATCGAAATCTTTTCGCCGGCAGGACTCTGCCAGTGGATGGGAATCATATGCTTGGCCACATAGTCCAGTCCCACGGACAACATCTCGTCGAAGGAGTCCACATGGGG
This window contains:
- the LOC128253545 gene encoding DNA-directed RNA polymerase I subunit RPA2, with product MLEEMKQMKSMPVLSNSRPEFKEIPKKLNRHLANLGAPHVDSFDEMLSVGLDYVAKHMIPIHWQSPAGEKISMKVESIWIAKPQVPQDVIDVRTREIYPTDSRQLHVSYSGMCSVRLGWSVNGVEKSPINMDLGELPIMLRSKACNLGQASPKDMVKHGEHDSEWGGIFVIRGNEKIVRMLIMTRRNHPICVKRSSWKDRGQNFSDLGVLVQTVREDESSLSNVLHYLNNGTAKFMFSHVKRLSYVPVCLILKCLMDYTDEEIYNRLVQGYESDQYYVSCVQSMLREVQNENVYTHSQCRSFIGHLFRSRFPEVPEWQPDEDVTDFILKERVMIHLNTYEDKFQLIVFMVQKLFQCAQGKHRVENVDSAMMQEVLLPGHLYQKYLGERVESWALQVRRCLQKKLTTPDGLLTSALMTQCMRQAGGVGRSMESFLATGNIASRTGLGLMQNSGLVIMAENINRMRYMSHFRAIHRGSYFTTMRTTEARQLLPDAWGFICPVHTPDGTPCGLLNHLTLTCEISKRPDPKLVDVIPSQLIEMGMLPLSNQSEAEAKLYVVFLDGKHLGHIHQSDASKIVEDLRHGKIFGTLPQMMEIGFIPFKKNGQFPGLYLATGPARMMRPVWNLKWKRVEYIGTLEQLYMEIAIDQKEMYPDFTTHLELAKTHFMSNLANLIPMPDYNQSPRNMYQCQMGKQTMGTPCLNWPKQAANKLYRLQTPATPLFRPVHYDNIQMDDFAMGSNAIVAVISYTGYDMEDAMIINKSAYERGFAYGSIYKTKFVTLDKKSSYFARHPHMPELVKHLDTDGLPHPGSKLSYGSPLYCYFDGEVATYKVVKMDEKEDCMVESIRQLGSFDLTPKKTVAITLRIPRPATIGDKFASRAGQKGICSQKYPAEDLPFTESGLIPDIVFNPHGFPSRMTIAMMIETMAGKGAAIHGNVYDATPFRFSEENTAIDYFGKMLEAGGYNYYGTERLYSGIDGREMTADIFFGVVHYQRLRHMVFDKWQVRSTGAVEARTHQPIKGRKRGGGVRFGEMERDALISHGAAFLLQDRLFHNSDKTHTLVCHKCGSILAPLQQIVKRNETGLLSSQPDTCRLCGDSSLVSMIEIPFSFKFLVTELSSVNINARFKLNEI